In a single window of the Nicotiana tomentosiformis chromosome 8, ASM39032v3, whole genome shotgun sequence genome:
- the LOC104091147 gene encoding importin subunit alpha-4-like isoform X1, with protein MSMLTSGAAEGLPVNFVGFQQTLSSIVEDLESQEEEKKMWAIQKLRKLFNDDVTFLVHALESGIVVPILDEILRGEDSFALKLEAAKAVMDSIPDMMELSDLVIDSKLVELLLKLLHFPAEGCHENVCEEAMEKLGIVALSPVGRDYALECRALDGLLEILNSNKILLLRKATQTILVFSRGKPKAPFEKVKPAIRALRDLVASNVDQEVLRNACWALYYLSGGIDKNLKGSCTSKKITSHPVVSRSDIISAVIEEDVFPVLLKLLEHPSPSVVTPAIHFVSSICLGDDSQKEELMKARGTDGRDVLHYLSGLLDRGKEERMVCQCIAYITLGSCPRAKAVFDAAGLIDRLRHLAETKKMDVAATAIANAIIGISDESYINELVDCCIGPLCDYLDVFGRKIICTISLKGLENILEYGEKHKGPDGTNIYSKRIEEAGGLKNLKGMCCSLTMGLEADKILCKYWPVYDTSW; from the exons ATGTCTATGCTAACAAGTGGTGCGGCGGAGGGTCTTCCTGTCAACTTTGTTGGTTTCCAGCAAACTCTTTCATCAATAGTTGAAGATCTTGAGTCtcaggaggaggagaagaagatgTGGGCAATCCAAAAACTCCGAAAATTGTTCAATGACG ATGTCACTTTTCTAGTACATGCTCTAGAGTCTGGTATAGTTGTTCCTATACTTGACGAAATTCTACGGGGAGAGGATTCATTTGCTCTCAAG CTTGAAGCTGCTAAGGCTGTCATGGACAGTATTCCTGATATGATGGAGTTAAGTGATTTGGTGATTGATAGTAAGTTGGTGGAACTTCTTTTAAAGCTTCTGCATTTTCCAGCAGAAGGCTGTCATGAAAATGTTTGTGAGGAG GCTATGGAGAAACTGGGAATTGTTGCTCTCTCCCCTGTAGGTCGTGATTATGCTCTTGAGTGCAGGGCTTTGGATGGTTTACTGGAAATTTTGAACTCTAACAAGATTTTATTGCTGAGAAAAGCCACGCAGACTATATTAGTGTTTTCTAGAGGCAAACCAAAAGCGCCTTTTGAGAAG GTGAAACCAGCAATCCGAGCTCTCCGTGACCTTGTTGCTTCAAATGTTGATCAAGAGGTGCTAAGAAACGCATGCTGGGCACTTTATTACCTTTCTGGTGGTATTGATAAGAACTTAAAGGGTTCTTGCACTAGCAAAAAAATCACCAGTCATCCTGTTGTGAGCCGGAGTGATATTATTAGTGCTGTCATTGAGGAGGATGTTTTTCCGGTGCTGCTTAAGCTCTTAGA ACATCCCTCTCCTTCCGTAGTCACCCCTGCCATCCATTTCGTTTCAAGTATTTGCCTAGGAGATGACAGCCAGAAAGAG GAACTGATGAAAGCCCGGGGCACTGATGGCCGTGACGTTCTTCATTATCTGTCGGGCTTGCTAGATAGAGGAAAAGAGGAAAGGATGGTCTGCCAGTGTATAGCATATATTACTCTTGGGAGCTGTCCGCGGGCAAAG GCTGTATTTGATGCTGCTGGATTAATAGACCGTCTACGCCATCTGGCTGAAACTAAAAAAATGGATGTTGCTGCTACTGCAATTGCAAATGCTATTATCGGTATCAGTGATGAGTCGTACATCAA TGAATTGGTGGATTGCTGCATAGGTCCTCTGTGTGATTATCTTGACGTCTTTGGTAGAAAAATAATTTGCACCATCAGTCTAAAAGGACTAGAAAACATATTGGAGTATGGGGAAAAGCACAAGGGACCTGACGGCACTAATATTTATTCTAAGCGGATCGAAGAGGCTGGGGGATTGAAAAATCTTAAGGGCATGTGTTGTTCTTTGACCATGGGACTCGAGGCTGATAAAATATTGTGTAAATACTGGCCTGTCTACGATACCTCATGGTGA
- the LOC104091147 gene encoding importin subunit alpha-4-like isoform X2, which produces MTLEAAKAVMDSIPDMMELSDLVIDSKLVELLLKLLHFPAEGCHENVCEEAMEKLGIVALSPVGRDYALECRALDGLLEILNSNKILLLRKATQTILVFSRGKPKAPFEKVKPAIRALRDLVASNVDQEVLRNACWALYYLSGGIDKNLKGSCTSKKITSHPVVSRSDIISAVIEEDVFPVLLKLLEHPSPSVVTPAIHFVSSICLGDDSQKEELMKARGTDGRDVLHYLSGLLDRGKEERMVCQCIAYITLGSCPRAKAVFDAAGLIDRLRHLAETKKMDVAATAIANAIIGISDESYINELVDCCIGPLCDYLDVFGRKIICTISLKGLENILEYGEKHKGPDGTNIYSKRIEEAGGLKNLKGMCCSLTMGLEADKILCKYWPVYDTSW; this is translated from the exons ATGACG CTTGAAGCTGCTAAGGCTGTCATGGACAGTATTCCTGATATGATGGAGTTAAGTGATTTGGTGATTGATAGTAAGTTGGTGGAACTTCTTTTAAAGCTTCTGCATTTTCCAGCAGAAGGCTGTCATGAAAATGTTTGTGAGGAG GCTATGGAGAAACTGGGAATTGTTGCTCTCTCCCCTGTAGGTCGTGATTATGCTCTTGAGTGCAGGGCTTTGGATGGTTTACTGGAAATTTTGAACTCTAACAAGATTTTATTGCTGAGAAAAGCCACGCAGACTATATTAGTGTTTTCTAGAGGCAAACCAAAAGCGCCTTTTGAGAAG GTGAAACCAGCAATCCGAGCTCTCCGTGACCTTGTTGCTTCAAATGTTGATCAAGAGGTGCTAAGAAACGCATGCTGGGCACTTTATTACCTTTCTGGTGGTATTGATAAGAACTTAAAGGGTTCTTGCACTAGCAAAAAAATCACCAGTCATCCTGTTGTGAGCCGGAGTGATATTATTAGTGCTGTCATTGAGGAGGATGTTTTTCCGGTGCTGCTTAAGCTCTTAGA ACATCCCTCTCCTTCCGTAGTCACCCCTGCCATCCATTTCGTTTCAAGTATTTGCCTAGGAGATGACAGCCAGAAAGAG GAACTGATGAAAGCCCGGGGCACTGATGGCCGTGACGTTCTTCATTATCTGTCGGGCTTGCTAGATAGAGGAAAAGAGGAAAGGATGGTCTGCCAGTGTATAGCATATATTACTCTTGGGAGCTGTCCGCGGGCAAAG GCTGTATTTGATGCTGCTGGATTAATAGACCGTCTACGCCATCTGGCTGAAACTAAAAAAATGGATGTTGCTGCTACTGCAATTGCAAATGCTATTATCGGTATCAGTGATGAGTCGTACATCAA TGAATTGGTGGATTGCTGCATAGGTCCTCTGTGTGATTATCTTGACGTCTTTGGTAGAAAAATAATTTGCACCATCAGTCTAAAAGGACTAGAAAACATATTGGAGTATGGGGAAAAGCACAAGGGACCTGACGGCACTAATATTTATTCTAAGCGGATCGAAGAGGCTGGGGGATTGAAAAATCTTAAGGGCATGTGTTGTTCTTTGACCATGGGACTCGAGGCTGATAAAATATTGTGTAAATACTGGCCTGTCTACGATACCTCATGGTGA